CGACCTCCGTTCCTCCGGTTGACTGGCGCCGGCCTCCGGCTCGTCCGCCTCGGTCACGACCTCGTGGAAGACCGTCTGCCCGGTCCGCAGCATCCGGCGGACGTACGGGTGGCAGAGGGCGCACTTCCGTCCGAAGAGGGCGTGCTCCTGGAGCTCGGCGACGGTCTCGGCGCCCGTCGCGTCGGCGACCTCCGCCAGTTCGGCGAAGGGCTTCCCGAAACAGAGGCAGCGGTCGATGGTCACGCTAAAGGCCGGCGACGAGGTCAGCCGGACCGAACGCCACGTCGGTCGGGATGACGCCGGCGTCGAACTGGTCGATCAGGGACCCCGTCCGGTCGTGGACTGTGACCGTGCCGGGCGAGCCGTAGCCGTCGGCCGCGTCGAGCCGGCCGAGGTAGAACCGCTCGGCGTCGTCGTCGAAGGCGACGGCCGAGATTGGCGGGCCGCCCGGCGTGATCGTCCGGGCCTCGGCGTTGTCGTCCGTGTCGAACGCGACGATCCGGTCGCCGAGCGACACGTAGACCTCGTCGAGCGTGCGGCTCTGCGCAGCGTCCGTCCCGAGCGCGCCGCCGCCGACCTGGGCGTCGAGCGCGAACCGCGCGACCTCCTCGCCCGAGGCCCCGTCGAGGACCACCACGAGCCCGTCGGTCTGGCCGACCACGTTGAAGTCGGCGTCGTAGAGCGTCCGGCCGGTGCAGACGACCCAGACCTCGCCGTCGTCGTCGGCGAGGGCGAAGCGGGGGCCGTCGCAGCCCTCGACCGTGATCGTCTCGACGACCGACCGGCCCGAGGCGCTCACGACCGAGATCGTGTTGCCGGCCCCGAACGTCCCATCATCCGCGCTGAAGTTGGTCACGTACACCCGGTCGCCGACGGCGGCCGCGCCCTCGGGGTTCTGGCCGACCGCGATCGGCGTGCCGGCCGTGTTTGAGGCGAGGTCGACGGGCGTGACGGTCGCGTCGTAGAGGTTCGTCACGAACGCCGTCCGCCCGACGACGGCCCAGGCGCGGGGCGTGCCGACCTCGACCTCGTCGGTGACGGCGCCCGTGCTCGGGTCGAGCACGGCAATCCGCCCGCTTCCCGTCGAGAACGAGTCGCTGAAGTTGAGGAACACGTAGAGCCGGCCGTCCACGACCTCGACGTTCTGGACGAGCCCGCCGAGCGTGGTCACGGCGTCGGGCTCGGCCGCGCCGGTCATCGGGTCGTAGCGCGAGAGCGAGCCGCTCTCGTCGGAGAAGATGCCCTGGTTGCCGACGAGGACGGTGCCGGTCTCGGGCACGTCCTCGGCCGAGTCGCAGCCGGTCGCGACGAGGAGCAGGAGGAGGGAGACGGAGAGGATGCGCATGGGGAAGGGGGAGGGTTAACGAGCCCGGACCGTGAGTCGGAGCCGGGCGTGCCGCGGAGGCATGACGTGGGAGCGGACGATCTCATAGCGGGCGTCCAGGAGGTTGTCGAGGTCGAGGCCGAGCGTGACCTCGGCCGGACCGAGCGCGCGTGCGACGGCCGCGTGCGCCCCGACGACGAGGTGGGCCGGGAGCGGCTGCGTCCCGCCCCGCGTCGTCGGGCGCGCGCCGAGGGCCTGGGCGTCGAGGCCGAGCCGGAGGCCGCTGACGCGGAGCCCGCCCCACGCCTTGGCCGCCCACCGAGGCACGTAGCGGACGGGCGCGTCGGCGTCGAGGTCGCGGGCGTCCGTGACCGTGGCGACCGCCCCGCCGTCGACCAGCGCCGTCGCGCCGCCGAGGCGGACGAGGTGGGCTGCACGGGCCGACACCTCGGCTCCGAGCGTCCGCGTGCGGGCGACGTTCTCGGGGGCCCAGTAGCCGAGCCCGGTCGGCGCCCAGACGATCTGGTCGCGGGCCGTCGTGGCGAACGCCGTCGCCTCGATCCGAGCGCGGCCTCCCCCGACGACGGCGCCGAGGTCGGCGCTCCAGGCGGTTTCCGGGAGGAGGTCGGGGTTGCCGCCGGGGGCCCAGAATCGGTCGTTGAGCGTCGGCATCCGGAAGGCGCGGGCGACGCTCGCCTTGAGGGAGACGAGAGGGGAGAGGCGAGCGTTGGCGCCGAGTTGGGGCGCCAGCCCGAGTCGGGCCTCGCCGCCCGCCGGCGTGTGGAGGTCGGCGCGGAGCGCGGGGAACAGGACGACGGCACCGAGCACGTGCCGTCCCGCCAGGCCGAGGCCGAGCATCCGGTCCTCGGCCGTCTCGGCGAGGCTCGGGTGGGAGGCGCGGCCGAGGGCGCCGGTGGCCTCCGCCGTCCAGGTGCCTGCGCCGCGCGTGTTCGTGGCTCGGAGGGCGAATGCGGCGGTCGTCGTCCGCCCCGTCTCGTCGATGGCGTCGGCCCGGTCGCCGGCCGGGAACGGCGACGCGTAGCGGAGCTCGGCCCGCTGGGCGTGGGCCGTCGCCTCGAGGCGGACGGCAGGGGCGTCGTGGGCGGCGTGGCCGGAGAGCCGAAGCTGGCGGTCCCACTGGCGGGCCCCGACGAGCGCGCCGTCGGAGGGCGATCCGCCCAGGCCGCGCTCGGCGTCGGCGGCCCAGAGGGCGAGGCCGCCGCGTGTCGGGCCGCGCTCGGCCCGGAGGGCGCCGTAGGCCGTCGCCCGCCGGCTGTCCCACCCCTGGCGCGGGACGACCGGCTGCCCGACGCGGCCGAGATCAGCCACGCCGTAGTCGCCATCGGACTGCCCGGCCTCGACGGCGGCGACGGCGGCGAGCGCCCCGCGCTGTCCGCCCGCGAGGCCCGACACGCGCCGCTCGCCCCACGCCCCCACCTCGGTCGTCGCGCGGAGCCCGTCGGTCACCGGGCGGAGATGGACCACGCCGCCCAGCGCGCTCGACCCGTACAACCCCGAGGCCGGCCCGCTCAGCACCTCGACCGCCTCGAGGAGCGCCGTCGGCAGCAGCGTCAGGTCGATCTGGCCGAGCGCCGGGTCGGTGAGGGGCTGGCCGTCGAGGAGGACGAGTGCCTGTGGCGCGCTCGCCCCGCGGATCGAGAGGCTCGACAGTCCGCTCGGCCCGTAGCGCCGGACGTGGACGGGCGCGCGGGCCTGGAGGAGCTCCGCCAGATCGGGCGCGGCCTGGAGCGCCTCGCCGTCGAGGACCGTCACGCGCGCGGGCGCCTCGCGTGTCGCGACGGCCTCACGGGCGGCCGTCACGGTGACCTCGCCGAGCGTCGAGTCGGACGCGGCGGGCTGACTGGCAGCGGCCAGCGGGGCGAGCAGGAGGAGGAGGGCGCGGAGGCGCATCAAAAAACCCCGCGCCTCAAGCAGGCACGGGGTCACGCGCGGGCCCACGCAGTCGGGCCGACGTCGAGCTCACCGCGCCTCTGGTCCCGGAGGCGGTGGGGGGCGTCGCGCTCGGGCAGGTCTCCTGGCTCACGGCCCGGCCGACCGGCGGTGCCGGTCAGCGTGCGTCAGCTCCGCCCCGGCCTTCCCCTCACGAGAGAGTGGCAGCGGGCGTCACGGCCGACGGCGGGCCGCCTACAGTTGCGGGTACAGCTCCGGACTTGCCGCGAACGGCGCACCGGATTCCCTTTTCATCCGCGCGGGGACGCGCGGAACCTGAGGCGGGGCGAAAGAGCAGGCCTCCAAGGTAGAGGCACGACGGGCTGGGCGTGACCCGGCCGCTCATCTTCACGCGCCGGCCCCCTCCGCCTCGGTGTCTCCGGGGAGCGACCGAGGCGGGCGGCGTCAGGCGCGCGGGAGATCGCCGGCGCCCTTCGTCGGGAGCGGGGACGCGCCGCGGAGGTAGACGTCGACGGCGCGGGCGGCCTCGCGGCCCTCCGAGATGGCCCAGACCACGAGCGAGGCGCCGCGCTGGGCGTCGCCGGCCACGAACACGCCGTCCTCGGCCGTCGCGAACTCGGTCGCCTGGACGCGCCCGCGGCCGTCGAGGCCGACGCCCGTCTGCGCCGTGAGGGCCTCGGTCTCCGGCCCGGCGTAGCCGATGGCGATCACCACGAGGTCGGCGTTCCAGAAACGGTCGGTGCCGTCGATCTCCTCGACGTGGAAGCCAGCGGAAAGATCGACCGTCGCGTCGAGCGTGCGGACGCGCTCGACGCGGCCGTCGCCGATGAACTCCTGGGCCGAGACGGACCAGATCCGGTCGCCGCCCTCTTCGTGCGACGATGAGGTCGAGAGCGCCGGGCTTTGGAACGGCCACACCGACCCTCGCGGGACGCGCTCCGGCGGCCGCTCTGTGATCTGGAAGCTGACGATCGACACGGCCCCCTGACGATGCGCCACGCCGATGCAGTCCGACGCCGTGTCGCCGCCGCCGATGACGAGCACGCGCTTACCGGCCGCGCTGATCTCCGGCGCCTCGCAGTCGCCCGCGACGCACCGCGCGTGACTCGTGAGGTAGTCCCACGCCGTGTGGACCCCATCGAGGTCGCGGCCGGGCACGGGCAGGTCGTGGGCCCGTGTCGCGCCGGTCGCGATCACGACGGCGTCGTACGTCTCGCGGAGCTCGCCGTACGTCACGTCTCGGCCGACCTCGACGCCGCACTCGAACGCGATGCCGGAGGCGCGCATCACGTCGATTCGACGCTCGACGACCTCCTTGCTCAGCTTGAAGTCCGGGACGCCGTACCGGAGGAGCCCGCCGGGACGGTCGTCGCGCTCGAACACCGTGACGGCGTGGCCGACCGTTGCGAGCTGGGCCGCCGCGGCGAGCCCGGCCGGACCGCTCCCGATCACGGCCACGCGCTTTCCGGTCGGCGGGACGCCCGTGATCGGCTGGATCCAGCCCTCGTCGAACGCCTGCTCGCCGATCGTCCGCTCGATCTGCTCGATCGTCACCGGCTCCTCGATGAGTCCCAGCACGCACGCCTGCTCGCACGGGGCCGGGCAGATCCGCCCCGTGAACTCCGGGAAGTTGTTCGTCCGGCTGAGGACGTCGTACGCCTCTCGCCAGCGCCCGTCGCGGACGGCCTCGTTGAAGTCGGGGATCGGGTTGCCGAGCGGGCAGCCCGACTGGCAGAACGGGACGCCGCAGTCCATGCACCGCCGCGCCTGGACCGTGACCTCGGGCGCGAGGAGCGGGAGCTCGACGGGAAGGTTATCGGCCAGCCGCTCGTCGACGGCGCGGCGAGGCGCCGTGCGGCGCGGGAGCGAGAGGAAGTCGAACGTGCTGGACATGGCGGTGCGGGTCGGTCGGCCTCGGCGCCGAGGCGGGATGGGCTGGAGGCGTGTGGCGCGGATGGCGTCACCCTCTCCCCGTGTCATCCTGAGCGGAGCGGAGGGCGGAGCCCGGAGCGCAGTCGAAGGATCTCTGACGAGCGGGGCATCGATGCGAGCTTCGGTGACGGCCTGCGGCCTCATCGCACCAGAGACCCTTCGACTCGCGGAGCCTGTGCTGAGCCCAGCCGAAGTGCTCGCTCAGGAGGACGACGAGGGGGAGCGGTGCGAGAAGGGCCGCCTCGGTGGCCCCGGGGACCGACCGAGGCGGGCGGGGTCAGGCGTGTTGGGAGACGTCGGCGGGGGCGGCCGCCTCGGCGGTCGCGGCGGGGCGGTCGGGGGCGTGCTCGATGGGGGCACCGCCCTCGGCCATGAGCGCGCGGCGGTACTCCGTTGGGAAGACGAGGACGAACCGGCGGAGCGCGGCCGGCCAGTCGTCCAGAAGAATCCGGGCCGTCTCGCTGCCCGTCTCGGCCGCGTGCGCCTCGATGAGCTGGCGGAGCTCCTCGGCGTCTTCGGAGCCCCGCGCGACCGGCAGCAGGTCGACCGTCTCCGGGTTCACGCGCCGCGCGACGAACTGGCTGTCGAGGTCGAGCACGTACGCCTTCCCGCCGCTCATGCCGGCTCCGAAGTTGCGGCCCGTTGTGCCGAGGACGACCACGCGCCCGCCCGTCATGTACTCGCAGCCGTGGTCGCCCACGCCCTCCACGACAGCCGTCGCGCCGCTGTTGCGGACGGCGAACCGCTCGCCGGCTCGGCCCCGCGCGAAGAGCGCGCCCGAGGTCGCGCCGTAGAGCGCCACGTTCCCGATCAACACCTGCTCACTCGGCACGAACCCGGCCTCGGCCGGCGGCACGACCACGAGCCGCGCGCCCGAGAGGCCCTTGCCCACGTAGTCGTTGGCGTCGCCTTCGAGGCGGATCGTGAGGCCCTGCGCGCCGAACGCGCCGAGGCTCTGCCCGGCCGAGCCGCGCGCCCGGACCACCACCGAGTTGTCGGCGAGGGGGGCGGCGCCGGCGACGGAGCGCCGCGCGAGCGCGCCGCTGAGCCGCGTGCCGAAGGCCCGGTCCGAGTTGCGGACGTCGAGCGCGGCCTCGGCCCGCTCGCCGCGGTCGAGGGCTTCGAGGATCGAGCGCCGTGCCTCCTGGCGGACGGCCGGCGAGACGGGGCCGCCCTGCGGGTTGTCCTCGAACGGCCGGAGGATCTCAGGTGTCTCGACCTCGGCGAGGACCGCGCCGAGGTCGAGCCCCGTGGCCGCGGCCGCGGGCGACGTCGTCAGGAGGTCGACGCGCCCGCGGGCCTCGGCCAGCGTCCGCAGCCCCAGAGCCGCCAGGATCTGGCGGGCCTCCTCGGCCACGAAATGGAAGTAGTTGACGACGCTCTCGGGCGTCCCCCGGAAGTGCGAGCGGAGCGTCTCGTCCTGCGTCGCGATGCCGACCGGGCACGCGTTGAGGTGGCACTTCCGCATCATGATGCAGCCCATCGCCACCAGCGGCGCCGTTGCGAAGCCGAACTCGTCGGCCCCGAGGAGCGCGCCGATCACCACGTCGCGGCCCGTCTTGAGATGGCCGTCGACTTCGAGCCGGACGCGCTGGCGGAGGCCGGTCGCGCGGAGGGCCTGCTGGACTTCCGCCAGCCCCAATTCCCACGGGAGGCCGGCGTGCGCGATCGACGTCTGCGCCGCCGCGCCCGTCCCGCCGTCCGAGCCCGAGACGAGGATCGTGTCGGCCCCGGCCTTGGCGACGCCCGCCGCGATCGTCCCAATGCCGGCCTCGGACACCAGCTTGACCGTCACGCGCGCCTCCGGGTTGACCGTCTTGAGGTCGAAGATGAGCTGGGCGAGGTCCTCGATGGAGTAGATGTCGTGGTGCGGCGGCGGCGACACGAGCCCGACGCCGGGCGTCGCGTGGCGCGCCTTCGCGATCGGCCCGACCACCTTGAAGCCCGGCAGCTGGCCGCCTTCGCCGGGCTTGGCGCCCTGGGCCATCTTGATCTGGATCTCGTCGGCCGTGCCCAAATACTCGGCCGTCACGCCGAAGCGGCCCGAGGCGATCTGCTTGATCCGGCTGCGGGCCGGGTTCGAGGCCGGGTAGCGCTCCGGCGACTCGCCGCCTTCGCCCGTGTTGCTCTTGCCGCCGAGCCGGTTCATGGCGACGGCCAGCGTCTCGTGGGCCTCCTTCGAGATCGACCCGTACGACATCGCGCCCGTCTTGAACCGCGTCACGATGTCGCCCCACGGCTCCACCTCGTCCGTGTCAACGGGTGTTTCGGCATGGACGAAGTCCAGCAGACTGCGGAGCGTCGAACGCCGCCGCGAGAGGTCGTCGACAGAGGTGGAGAAGGCGGTGAACGAGACGTAGCGCCCGGCGTCCTCGTCGT
This sequence is a window from Rubrivirga marina. Protein-coding genes within it:
- a CDS encoding (2Fe-2S)-binding protein translates to MTIDRCLCFGKPFAELAEVADATGAETVAELQEHALFGRKCALCHPYVRRMLRTGQTVFHEVVTEADEPEAGASQPEERRSGGDGVWR
- a CDS encoding TonB-dependent receptor plug domain-containing protein; its protein translation is MRLRALLLLLAPLAAASQPAASDSTLGEVTVTAAREAVATREAPARVTVLDGEALQAAPDLAELLQARAPVHVRRYGPSGLSSLSIRGASAPQALVLLDGQPLTDPALGQIDLTLLPTALLEAVEVLSGPASGLYGSSALGGVVHLRPVTDGLRATTEVGAWGERRVSGLAGGQRGALAAVAAVEAGQSDGDYGVADLGRVGQPVVPRQGWDSRRATAYGALRAERGPTRGGLALWAADAERGLGGSPSDGALVGARQWDRQLRLSGHAAHDAPAVRLEATAHAQRAELRYASPFPAGDRADAIDETGRTTTAAFALRATNTRGAGTWTAEATGALGRASHPSLAETAEDRMLGLGLAGRHVLGAVVLFPALRADLHTPAGGEARLGLAPQLGANARLSPLVSLKASVARAFRMPTLNDRFWAPGGNPDLLPETAWSADLGAVVGGGRARIEATAFATTARDQIVWAPTGLGYWAPENVARTRTLGAEVSARAAHLVRLGGATALVDGGAVATVTDARDLDADAPVRYVPRWAAKAWGGLRVSGLRLGLDAQALGARPTTRGGTQPLPAHLVVGAHAAVARALGPAEVTLGLDLDNLLDARYEIVRSHVMPPRHARLRLTVRAR
- a CDS encoding glutamate synthase subunit beta, producing the protein MSSTFDFLSLPRRTAPRRAVDERLADNLPVELPLLAPEVTVQARRCMDCGVPFCQSGCPLGNPIPDFNEAVRDGRWREAYDVLSRTNNFPEFTGRICPAPCEQACVLGLIEEPVTIEQIERTIGEQAFDEGWIQPITGVPPTGKRVAVIGSGPAGLAAAAQLATVGHAVTVFERDDRPGGLLRYGVPDFKLSKEVVERRIDVMRASGIAFECGVEVGRDVTYGELRETYDAVVIATGATRAHDLPVPGRDLDGVHTAWDYLTSHARCVAGDCEAPEISAAGKRVLVIGGGDTASDCIGVAHRQGAVSIVSFQITERPPERVPRGSVWPFQSPALSTSSSHEEGGDRIWSVSAQEFIGDGRVERVRTLDATVDLSAGFHVEEIDGTDRFWNADLVVIAIGYAGPETEALTAQTGVGLDGRGRVQATEFATAEDGVFVAGDAQRGASLVVWAISEGREAARAVDVYLRGASPLPTKGAGDLPRA